Part of the Paenibacillus sp. FSL R7-0273 genome is shown below.
CCAACTTGCTTTTTTCACGCCAGGGATCTGGCCTTTATAAGCTAACTCACGGAAACAAATTCTGCAAATTTTGAACTTTTGCAGCACTGAATGTGGACGACCGCAACGCTCACAACGTGTATATGCACGTACTTTGAACTTAGGTTCGCGTTGTTGTTTAACTTTCATCGAAGTTTTTGCCACTTTAGCCTGACACCTCCTAAACATTTTCGGAGAAAATGGATCTATATTACTTAGCGAAAGGCATTCCCAGCTGATTCAGCAGCTCACGGGATTCCTCATCCGTCTTTGCAGTAGTTACGATAACGATGTCCATACCGCGCACCTTATCCACTTTGTCATACTCGATTTCCGGGAAGATCAGTTGTTCTTTAAGACCAAGCGTGTAGTTACCACGGCCGTCGAAGGCTTTGGTGGATACACCGCGGAAGTCACGTACGCGTGGAAGCGTTACGTTGAACAATTTGTCCAGGAAGTAGTACATGCGCTCGCCGCGCAGTGTAACTTTAACCCCGATCGGCATGTTTTCGCGCAGTTTGAAACCGGCGATGGATTTCTTTGCTTTAGTGATTACTGGCTTTTGACCAGAGATCAATTGCATGTCGTTAACTGCAGCATCCAGCACTTTGGAGTTTTGAACAGCGTCACCCACACCCATGTTGATGACAACCTTCTCGATCTTAGGTACTTGCATAACAGTTGTATAGTTGAACTTCTGCATCAGAGCAGGTGTAATTTCATTCAAGAAACGTTCTTTCATTCTTGCTGCCATGAAGATTTACCTCCTTTCTTTAGGACTAATTAGTCGATAATCTCTCCGGATCTCTTAGCTACCCGAACCTTCTTACCGTTATCGAGCACTTTGTAACCGATACGTGTTACTTTACCGCTCTTCGGATCGATGTGCATTACGTTGGACACATGGATCGAAGCTTCCTGCTCGATGATTCCGCCTTGCGGATTCAGCTGGTTAGGCTTCTGGTGTTTTTTCACCATGTTTACACCTTCTACCAGAACGCGGTTTTCGCGAGGATAAGCAGCGATGACACGGCCTTTTTTACCTTTGTCTTTCCCGCTGATCACAAGCACCACATCATCTTTTTTCACGTGCAGTTTATTGTTATGGGATTCCAGAACTTTTTTCACTCTAGGCATTGATTACACCTCCTATGACTAACCTTTTCAGTACTTCACGTTACTGTAGGGTAACTTATTAGATTACTTCCGGTGCCAAGGAAACGATCTTCATGTAGTCCTTATCGCGAAGTTCGCGAGCAACTGGTCCGAAGATACGTGTTCCGCGCGGGCTTCTGTCGTCTTTAACAACAACAGCTGCGTTTTCGTCAAAAGAAATGTAAGATCCGTCTTTACGGCGTACAGTACGTTTAGTACGAACAACTACCGCTTTAACAACATCACCTTTTTTGACAACGCCGCCTGGTGTTGCTTGTTTAACGGAACAAACAATCAGATCTCCGATTGCTGCTGTACGGCGTCCAGTACCACCCAGTACGCGGATACACATCAGTTCCTTCGCACCAGAGTTGTCAGCCACATGCAAACGTGTAAATGGTTGAATCATTATTAATTTCCTCCTTCCGGAAAAACTCTCAGATTATCTTAGATGATAACCGCTGCTTCTACCACTTCAACAAGTCTCCAACGTTTGTCCTTGGACAATGGACGAGTTTCCATGACTTTCACAACATCACCAATTTTCGCAACGTTACCTTCATCATGTGCCTTGAATTTCTTCGTGGACTTGATGCGTTTGTGGTACAGGTTGTGCTTTTTATAGGTTTCAACAGCAATTACAATGGTTTTATCCATTTTGTCGCTGACTACTTTACCGATCAGCACTTTACGTGCGTTACGTTCTTCGCTCATAGTTAGCCTCCTTCCTGATTACGGATCTGGTGATCCGCCCTCACTTAACTAATCCCAAGTACTCTTTGATGGATAACGGTTTTAGCACGAGCTATTTCCTTGCGCACATCACGAATCCGAGTAGGGTTATCCAGCTGGCCAGTAGCCAATTGGAAACGGAGATTGAAAAGTTCTTCTTTGAAACCAGCGATCTTTTGTTCAATCTCGGCAGTGGTTAAGTTGCGAAGTTCATTAGCTTTCATTTGCTTCACCACCCACTTCTTCACGTTTCACAAACTTAGTCTTTACAGGCAGCTTGTGAGCGGCAAGACGCATCGCTTCACGAGCGATTTCTTCCGACACGCCTCCGAGTTCGAACATAATCTTACCCGGTTTAACTACTGCTACCCATTTCTCAACGTTACCTTTACCACTACCCATACGAACCTCAAGAGGCTTCTGAGTAATTGGCTTATCCGGGAAAATCTTAATCCAGACCTGACCACCACGTTTGATGTAACGTGTCATTGCAATACGGGCAGCTTCGATCTGACGGTTAGTGATCCAAGATGGTTCCAGAGCTTGCAGGCCGAATTCGCCGAAGTTAAGTTCTGTACCGCCTTTAGCCATACCCTTCATGTGACCGCGTTGTTGCTTGCGGTGTTTAACGCGTTTTGGTACCAACATGATTAGTTGCCTCCTTCCTGAGCAGCTTGTTTCTTAGCTGGGGGAAGAACTTCTCCACGGTAGATCCATACTTTTACACCGATACGGCCGTAAGTAGTATGTGCTTCAGCCGTTCCGTAGTCGATATCGGCACGAAGCGTATGAAGTGGAACTGTTCCTTCGCTATAACCTTCTGAACGGGCAATCTCAGCGCCGCCAAGACGTCCGCCAACTTGAGTTTTGATTCCTTTTGCACCGGAGCGCATAGTTCTTTGAATCGCTTGTTTCAGAGCACGACGGAACGATACACGACGCTCCAGCTGTTGTGCAATGCTTTCAGCTACAAGAATAGCATCCAATTCAGGGTGCTTAATTTCGTTGATGTTAATGTGAACCTTTTTGCCACCGGCGATAGCTGTAACTGCGTTGCGAAGTACTTCTACTTCTGCTCCGCCTTTACCAATTACCATACCTGGTTTAGCAGTGTGAATTGTAACATTCACTCGGCTTGCCGCTCTTTCGATCTCGATGCGGGAAACAGAGGAATCTTTCAATTTTCCTTTAAGGTATTCACGGATTTTGACGTCTTCCATTAAAAGAGTACCGAAATCTTTGCCTGCATACCATTTAGATTCCCAATCGCGAATGACACCGATTCGGAGTCCGACTGGATTTACCTTTTGACCCACGTGTTATCCCTCCTTATTTCTCAGATACCACCAAAGTAATGTGGCTGGTACGTTTATTGATCCGGCTTGCACGGCCCATGGCGCGCGGACGGAAACGTTTCATAGTAGGACCCTGGTTAACGAAAATTTCGCTAACGAACAGACTGTTTACGTCCATGGAGTAGTTGTGCTCAGCATTGGCAATCGCCGAGTTAAGCAGCTTTTCAACTACCGGAGAAGCGGATTTTGGAGTGTGGCGAAGAATTGCGATTGCTTCCCCCACTTGCTTGCCGCGAATCAAGTCAACAACCAGTTTCGCTTTACGAGCAGAAATCCGCACCGATCTAGCATGTGCTTTTGCTTCCATTTATTTTCCCTCCTCTCGAACGAAGACCTGTAATTATCTTCTTGTTTTCTTATCGTCACCCGCATGGCCTTTGTAAGTACGTGTTGGCGCGAACTCGCCCAACTTGTGACCTACCATATCTTCCGTTACGTATACTGGCACGTGCTTACGGCCGTCATATACACCAAACGTATGTCCGATAAACTGAGGGAAAATTGTTGAGCGACGGGACCAGGTTTTTACTACAACTTTCTTCTCTGATGCGTTCAGTTCCTCAACTTTTTTCAGCAGGTAGCCATCGATAAACGGCCCCTTTTTTAAACTGCGACCCATGTATGAATCCTCCCTTCATCCGGTTCTTCAAACCGCGAATCGACGCTTCGCGCTTGTCTTAATGCCAGAAGCGTCTTATTTCGTGCGGCGGCGAACGATATATTTATCAGATGCCTTGTTTTTCTTACGCGTTTTGTAGCCAAGGGTTGGTTTGCCCCATGGAGACATAGGCGATTTCCGTCCGATTGGAGCGCGGCCTTCACCACCACCGTGTGGGTGATCGTTAGGGTTCATTACTACCCCGCGAACTTCAGGACGTTGGCCGAGCCAGCGACTGCGTCCGGCTTTACCGATTTTGATCAGCTCGTGATCTTCGTTACCTACGGATCCGATTGTTGCACGGCAAACGCTCAGAATTCTGCGAACTTCACCGGAGTTCAAACGAACGGATACGTATTTTTCTTCTTTACCGAGCAATTGAGCTTCTGTACCAGCAGCACGAACCAACTGTCCGCCTTTGCCTGGTTTCAACTCAATGTTGTGGATAACTGTACCAACTGGAATGTTAGCCAGTGGGAGTGCGTTACCAACTTTGATATCCGCCGCAGGGCCGGATTCTACTTTATCCCCAACTTTTAGGCCTTTAGGAGCGATAATGTAACGTTTCTCTCCGTCAGCATAGTGGATCAAAGCAATGTTGGAAGTACGGTTCGGGTCATACTCGATTGTAGCAACGCTACCTGGTATGCCGTCTTTAGTCCGTTTGAAATCGATAATACGGTATTTACGTTTGTGTCCGCCGCCATGGTGACGAACCGTAATTTTACCTTGGTTGTTGCGGCCGGCTTTTTTGCTCAGCGGTGCAAGCAACGATTTCTCTGGCTGGTTTGTTGTGATTTCTTCAAACGTAGACACGGACATAGCGCGTCTTGCCGGAGAGGTCGGTTTGTACTTTTTGATTGGCACTGTAGTTTCCTCCTTACTTCAAGAGTATTATTCTACCGCTTCAAAGAATTCAAGCGGTTTGCTGTCCGGGCTAAGTTTCACGATGGCTTTTTTCCACTCTGGAGTGTATCCGGAGTATTTGCCATAACGCTTCAATTTACCAGGTACGCGCATTGTGTTCACACTAACGACTTTCACTTTAAAAATAGCCTCGACAGCTTTTTTGATTTCGGTCTTGTTAGCACGGATATCCACTTCAAAAGCGTATTTCAATTCGCTCATGTATTCGGATGTGCGTTCCGTAATCACCGGACGTTTGATAATATCACGAGGATCTTTCATTACGCGAACACCTCCTCTACCTTCAGAACTGCTTCTTTAGTGATGATCAGTTTGTCGTACGTCAGTACGTCAAGAACATTAATGCCGTCAGCCGCTACGAATTTCACCCCAGGGATGTTACGAGCGGAAAGCGCTACGTTATCATCATAGCTTGGAGCTACGATCAACGCTTTGCTGTCTACCTTCAGGTTGTTCAGAATCGCCGCGAATTCTTTCGTCTTCGGAGCATTCAGTGTCAGGCTATCAAGTACGATAATGTCATTCCCGATAACTTTCGAGGACAATGCGGATTTGATGGCCAAACGGCGAACTTTCTTAGGCAGTTTCCAGGAATAGCTGCGTGGAGTTGGTCCGAAGACTACGCCGCCGCCTTTCCATTGTGGAGAACGAATGGAGCCTTGACGAGCGCGACCTGTACCTTTTTGTTTCCAAGGCTTACGTCCGCCGCCACGAACTTCAGAACGTCCTTTAACTTTGTGTGTACCACGACGAAGGGAAGCTCTTTGCATAAGTGCAGCTTCGTGCAGGACATGCACGTTCGGCTCAATACCGAACACTGAATCACTCAGTTCAACTTCGCCAACTTCGTTACCACTGATATTAAAAAGTGTTACTTTTGGCATTTCATGTTCCTCCTTTCTTCAATGATTATTTCTTAACAGTTTCTTTAACTTTCACGAAGCTGTTCTTAGGTCCTGGAATTGCACCCTTAACCAGCAGCACGTTGCGTTCAACATCCACTTTAATGATTTCAAGCTTCTGAACCGTTACGGTTGTGTGACCCATGTGACCTGGAAGGCGTTTGCCCTTAGGAACACGGTTAGCTTGAATGGAACCCATGGAACCAGGTCTTCTGTGGTAGCGCGAGCCGTGAGACATTGGTCCGCGGCTTTGACCCCAACGTTTGATGTTACCCTGGAATCCTTTACCTTTGCTAGTACCAGTTACGTCAACAAATTCGCCTTCAGTGAAGATATCAGCCTTCAGCTCTTGTCCAACCTCGAGTGCCCCGAGGTCAACACCGCGAATTTCGCGAACGTAGCGCTTAGGTGTAGCATTTGCCTTTTTGGCGTGACCCTGTTCAGGCTTGTTGGAGCGGCTTTCCTTCTTATCGGAAAAGCCCAACTGCACTGCTTCATATCCGTCGATATTCAGGTCTTTCTTTTGCAGTACCACACAAGGTCCAGCTTCGATAACCGATACTGCGATCACGTTACCTTCTGGAGTAAACACTTGAGTCATACCGAGTTTTTTTCCTAAGATACCTTTCATGTTGACACCTCTTTTCTTTTCCTAATTACTTATTGTTGGAATTACAATTTGATTTCGATATCTACACCGGACGGTAGATCCAAGCGCATCAAGGCATCCACAGTTTGTGGTGTTGGATTCACAATATCGATCAGACGCTTGTGAGTCCGCTGTTCAAACTGTTCACGGGAATCCTTGTACTTGTGTACCGCACGGAGAATGGTAATGATTTGCTTCTCAGTTGGCAGCGGGATCGGCCCGGATACACCAGCACCCGAACGTTTTGCTGTTTCAACGATTTTCTCTGCGGATTGATCAAGAATTCTGTGGTCGTATGCTTTCAAGCGGATACGAATTTTTTGCTTTGCCATTTTAGTCCCTCCTTCTATCGCCCAATTTATTATCGGACATACTCCGTGAAAATTTTCTGACGTCGACCTCATGGCAAAGGGGCCGGGTGTGTCAGTAACCTCTCACATCATCGCAACGTCTCAGAACAACATTTATTATTATATATAATAGCCGCCTACTTTGCAAGCGAAAATAGAAAACAACACGATTTTATTTTCAAAATGTAATTCAGCTATGTATTGTACGCTTTATAGTCCTTTACTTCTCGCAAAACCGGCTGTGCCATCCGATTCAGGACGCCGCAGCCGGTTCTGTTTGCATACTGTTTTCTTCTATATAAATATGCATTACATTATGTTGGATTAAAGATTATCGGTAGCCGACTTAAAATACTCCGCCGATGCGGCACTTTGCGCCGTTGTTGAGCCAATTCCTTCTATTGTCTGTATTAATACCTTGATCTCTTCTTCCACTACTACGATTTCCTGTGTGCTGGCCTGCATGGAATCAACAATTACACTGAACAATCTGCTGGTCTCGACAGACTGCTCTTTACCGCTCCTTGTCAGTTCCTGCACCTTACGGATCTCCTGAACTACCTGGCGGGTCAGCTCCGCTGATTGCTGTGTTAAGTCGCCTATCCGAACAACGGTGCTCTTGGTATCCTCAGCCAGCCGGCTGACTTCGCTCGCCACTACACTAAAGCCTCTGCCATGTTCGCCGGCGCGCGCTGCTTCTATTGTAGCGTTAAGTGAAAGAATTTTGGTCTGGTCGGCGATTTCCTGCACCGCTGCCACAATCCGCTGGATCTGCCTGGAGGAGCTGCTTAGCTCATTTACAGAGCGTTCCATCTCATTAGTGCTCTCATAAATAAGGTTGATCTGGCCGCTTAGGCTGCCGAGCTGTCCTTGTCCATCCTTAGCCATCTCACGAGACTCTACAGCTGTAGAAGCCGTGCGGCGGAAGGTATTATTCACTTCATTGCTGCTGGCTACCAGCTGCTCTACAGCGGCGTTAGTATCCATGCTGAGATCAATCAGTTCTCCGCTGAATTCAGCAATCTTCTGCTTCAGTTCATTTTTTACAATAAGGTATTGCTCTTCCTTCTCTCTGATGTTCTCTTTCTCATAGGCTTCAAGCACCAGCTGCTGCTCCAGATTGAGAAGCTTTGTTAGGGTCTGAACCACTTTCAGCCGCTCATTATCCTTAAGACTCTCACCATAGACTACTGTAATAAAAACATTCTGAAGATTCTGGAATGCCGACAGATACCATTTAGGCTCTAGTCCCACCCGCTTATGGATCTTGGCTATCGTCAGCCGCTTGGCAATATACTGTTCGTCCACATTTCCGTCGAATATCTCAATAATATGCAGCTTTAATGTTCTTTTCAGTCGCTCAATGCTGCTATGCTCAAGTATGATCCTCTCAAGCTTATCTACACCGAGTACAGTATTGTAGAACTGGTCGGTAATGTAGTCGATTTCACGTTCCACCGTAGGCTTCATCAAGCGTAAAAGGTTTAAATCTTCCTCAGTAAGGTCAATCATTCGCATCTGTTCGTTCAGCTCATCATGCCCGTTCAGGGTATGAAAAGCTGTCGTGGCAATGGGTGCATTAAGCTCGCTGTCCTTGGAGTGCGCGTCGGGAGATTCCTCGTTAGTCTTGCGTAATTGAATGCCATGCATAAATGAAAAAGGACACTTCCCCATACTTCCACTCTCCCTGAATTTCTAAAAATTAGCATTGCAAATATAGCAATATTCTAACCTACGAGAGAGATAATTGTAAAGAATTTTAAGTATTATTTTGTAGAATAATGTTGTATAAACCGCAGTATTGGATAGAATTGTGTCTTATTTTGTCGAATAAAGTGTAGCATTGATTGATCATAGTATATGGTCATCAAATCTCCAACAAGAACATATGTTCTAGCTGGTGATTTCAGCAATCTGCGATAGTGCTAATAGATCCAAAATGGTTACGCTCCGGTTGTTTACTTGAATTAGCTTCATCCGCTCGAGCTGGTTCAGCTTACGGCTGAGTGTTTCAGGCGTCGTACCGATCATCGCTGCGAACTCTTTTTTGGCAGCCGGCAGATGAAGCATTGGTTGCCCCTCTCCCCCGCCTGTCGACAGTGATTGTTTGGCATATAGATGCAGCAGCAGCCGGGCCAGCCGTTTTTCCGCCTCAAAAATATGCAGTGCTCCTGCCAGCTCATCGGCCTGCTGCAGCTGCTCACTAACGGACTTCAGGAAGCTGAAGGCCAGGCCGGCATTACTTGCTATCAAAGGCATAAAATCTTCACGCCGCATCCGGCAAATATATCCGCTTTCCACCACTTCGGCTGTAGCGTAATGCTGTTTATTATGAAGCAGGGCAAACTGGCCAAAGTAATCTCCAGGAAAAAGAAAACGGAGTATATGCTGCTTCCCCTCTATGCTGGTCTGGGTTAGCTTTATCAGCCCATTATTGACAACAAATAAGGAGTCTGACTGCTCTCCTTCTCTGAACACCACGTTTCCTTTTCCATAGAACTCAGACTCAATGATCGACTCTACCTTATGCAGCTCCTGATCAGGCAAAGCAACAAAAACCGGTACCTGACGGACACAGGAGTCCTTATGGCATGTATTACATTTCATTATGCATCGTTCCTTCCTGACTGCCTTATGCCAACATATCAGGATTATGCCAACTTCCCGGTGACCCCGCGCACAATAATCTTGAAAACTTGATCTGTATCAAGGATTATGCCGTTCCTTCGCTTCATAATAGAGGTAGAGAGATGATAGAGGAGATGGACAGCTATGCAGCAGTATACTTTTGGAGATATGCGGAAGATGGACAGAGCCAGGCTTGGCAATATGGTGCCGCTGGAGCTGTTCCGTACGATAAGACTGATTGGCATGAACCAGGGTCTACCTATGGGCGGTAAAGGTACAACGCTAACTGTAGGAAGAAAAATCGGTGAGAGCCTTCCGGTTACTAGTGTGGATGAGCTGCTGGCACTTTTTGAGGAGCTGAAAATCGGTATTCCGCGGATTGTCTATTCGGATGAGCACAGGATGAATATTGCTGTTGAGGATTGCTTCTGTAAAGGCCTGCCGACACTGGAAGAAGAGAAAATGATTTGTGATTTAGAAGGTGCCATCCTGGAGGGAGCGTTGACTAAACTGTTTGGCCGCAGGGTAAGCGTAAGAGAAATTAAGTGTAATGCCACCGGTGATGAGTATTGTGAGTATGAAGTAAAGCTGTAACCCTAAGGGGAAAATCAAGAGAAAGCAGGAGATTACTATGGAAAAGAAAAATATTAGCGAAGCTATTCAACATCTGGAGGAGCGTTTTACGAAAAAGGTGCTGTTTCAAAAGGGAGACAGTATAGTGTTCGTGCTTAATTTTATGCCAGGTCAAAAGCTTCCGGCGCACACTCATCCCGGAGCAGATGTGTACATTTATGCTCTCCAAGGAAAGGGCACCATTACTGTAAATGATGCTGACGAGGAATTTGCTGAGGGTGAAGTTATCCACATTGCGGATGATGAGGTTTTTGCTTATCGTAACAGCGGAACCACTCCGGCCAGTCTCCATGTTGTAATATCAAAGCTTCCGAGCGCAGCATACGCTAAAGAAATTTAAATATCGCTATAACCCGGATGTAAACTCTATCTGCAGGAGAACTCTCCTGTGGATAGGGTTTTTGTTATGTAAAAAAGCAGGAGCTCTTCCGAAGAAGAACTCCTGCTCTTATAATCGAACTATCCTAATGGATAGTGCCGAATTACTTAGTGATTGTAGCTACGCTACCTGCACCAACTGTACGTCCGCCTTCACGAATGGAGAATTTAGTACCTTCTTCAATCGCGATTGGGGAGATCAGTTGTACGGTTACAGTGATGTTATCACCAGGCATAACCATTTCAGTACCTTCTGGCAGGTTGATGATACCAGTTACGTCAGTTGTACGGAAGTAGAACTGTGGACGGTAACCAGTGAAGAATGGTTTGTGACGTCCGCCTTCTTCTTTAGTCAGAACGTAGATCTGAGCACTGAACTCAGTGTGTGGCTTAACGGAGTTTGGCTTAGCCAATACTTGACCGCGCTCGATGTTGTTACGGTCAACACCACGCAGCAGTGCGCCGATGTTGTCGCCAGCTTGAGCGGAATCCAGCAATTTACGGAACATTTCTACGCCCGTTACTACTGATTTCTTAGTTTCTTCGTGAATACCAACGATTTCGATTTCTTCTCCGACTTTAACTGTTCCGCGTTCTACGCGGCCAGTTGCCACGGTACCGCGGCCAGTGATGGAGAATACGTCCTCGACAGGCATCAAGAAAGGCTTGTCAGTTGCACGTTCTGGAAGTGGGATGTAAGTGTCGATAGTTTCGAACATTTCAACAATCTTGTTAGCCCACTCACCTTCAGGGTTCTGCAGAGCTTCACGAGCAGAACCACGAACGATTGGAGTGTCATCGCCTGGGAAGTCGTATTCGCTCAGAAGGTCGCGAACTTCCATTTCAACCAGTTCCAAGAGCTCTTCGTCTTCAACCATGTCGCATTTGTTCAGGAATACAACAATGTAAGGAACGCCTACCTGACGGGAGAGCAGGATGTGCTCGCGAGTCTGTGGCATTGGGCCGTCAGCTGCGGATACAACCAGGATTGCTCCGTCCATCTGCGCTGCGCCAGTGATCATGTTTTTAACATAGTCGGCGTGTCCAGGGCAGTCTACGTGTGCGTAGTGACGGTTAGGAGTTTCATATTCAACGTGAGCTGTGGAGATAGTGATACCACGTTCGCGCTCTTCTGGAGCTTTATCGATTTGGTCGAAAGCTACAGCAGCACCGCCGTATTTTTTGGACAATACAATAGTGATTGCTGCAGTAAGAGTCGTTTTACCATGGTCGACGTGACCGATAGTACCGATGTTAACGTGTGGTTTGTTACGTTCAAACTTTGCCTTTGCCATTTGAACAGTTCCTCCTTTAATGTGGGGTCCTTATATTTGAGCCGTCCGCCTATATGCAATTCTATGATGACTTAAGTGTAATATCCGGACGGCAAGTTAAAAATGGTGACTATTCTCCACCCTTGTTCTTGGAAATGATTTCTTCAGCAATGGATTTAGGTACTTCCTCATAGTGAGAAAGCTCCATTGAGAATACGCCACGTCCTTGAGTACCGGAACGGAGAGTTGTGGAGTATCCGAACATTTCGGACAAAGGCACCTTAGCACGGATAATTTGAGCACCACCACGGGAATCCATACCTTCGATTCTGCCGCGACGGGAGTTCAGCATACCCATAACATCGCCCATGTATTCCTCAGGAACAGTTACTTCCACTTTCATGATTGGCTCAAGCAGAGCAGGCTTACACTTGTCTTTAGCTGCTTTGAGCGCCATCGATCCGGCAATTTTAAATGCCATTTCGTTGGAGTCAACATCATGGTATGAACCATCAACGATGGTTGCCTTAACGTCCACAAGCGGGAAGCCTGCGATAACGCCGTTTTTCATTTGCTCTTCAATACCGGCAAGTGCAGGAGCGATGTATTCTCTTGGTACAGAACCACCGACAACTTTACTTTCGAATTGGCTGCCAGTACCCGGCTCGAGAGGTTCGAATTCAACCCATACGTGACCATACTGACCGCGACCGCCGGACTGGCGAACGAATTTACCTTCAACACGTGCTGGTGCTTTGAATGTTTCGCGGTAAGCAACCTGTGGTTTACCCACGTTGGTTTCTACTTTGAATTCGCGGCGCATACGGTCGATGATAATGTCAAGGTGAAGCTCACCCATACCTGCCAGGATGGTTTGGCCAGTTTCTTCATCAGTATGCGCACGAAGAGTTGGATCCTCTTCAGTCAGCTTACCGAGAGCAACGCCCAATTTATCTTGGTCGGCTTTGGTTTTTGGTTCAACTGCGATTTCGATAACCGGATCAGGGAAGTTCATGGATTCCAGGATTACCGGGTGCTTCTCATCGCAAAGGGTATCGCCAGTACTTGTGTCCTTCAGACCAACAGCTGCTGCGATATCACCAGCGTAAACGATGGAGATTTCTTGACGGCTGTTAGCATGCATCTGCAGAATACGGCCGATACGCTCACGTTTGCCCTTAGTAGCGTTAACTACGTAAGAACCGGATTCCAGGACACCGGAGTATACACGGAAGAACGTGAGTTTACCAACATAAGGGTCAGTCATGATTTTAAATGCCAGTGCTGAGAATGGTTCTTCGTCCGAAGAGTGACGAACCGCTTCAGTTCCGTCATCCAGATGACCTTGAATAGCCGGTACATCTACTGGGGATGGCAAGTAATCAACGACAGCGTCCATCATCAGCTGAACGCCCTTATTGCGGTAGGAGGATCCAACGATTACAGGGAAGATTTTAACTTCTACTACGCCTTTGCGCAGAGCAGCTTTGATCTCTTCAACTGTAATTTCTTCACCTTCCAGGTACTTCATAGTCAGATCTTCGTCAAGTTCTGCAACCTTTTCGATCAGCTCAAGACGCAGAGTCTCAACTTGTTCCAGATAGTCAGCCGGAATTTCCGTTACTTCGATGTTTTGGCCCAGATCATCTTTGAAGATGTGAGCTTTTTGCTCAACCAGGTCAATGATACCAACGAAGTCGTTCTCAGCGCCAATTGGCAGTTGAATTGCAACTGCATTGGCTTGCAGGCGATCACGCATGCTCTCAACAACGTTAAGGAAGTCCGCACCGATGATATCCATTTTGTTTACATATGCGATACGAGGTACGCCGTACCGGTCAGCCTGTCTCCATACAGTTTCAGACTGAGGCTCAACGCCTTCTTTCGCACTGAAAACACCAACTGCTCCATCCAATACACGTAGGGAACGTTCAACTTCAACTGTGAAGTCAACGTGTCCTGGAGTATCAATGATATTGATGCGGTGACCCTTCCAAGAAGCAGTTGTAGCAGCGGAAGTAATCGTAATTCCGCGCTCTTGTTCTTGTTC
Proteins encoded:
- the rplB gene encoding 50S ribosomal protein L2, whose protein sequence is MPIKKYKPTSPARRAMSVSTFEEITTNQPEKSLLAPLSKKAGRNNQGKITVRHHGGGHKRKYRIIDFKRTKDGIPGSVATIEYDPNRTSNIALIHYADGEKRYIIAPKGLKVGDKVESGPAADIKVGNALPLANIPVGTVIHNIELKPGKGGQLVRAAGTEAQLLGKEEKYVSVRLNSGEVRRILSVCRATIGSVGNEDHELIKIGKAGRSRWLGQRPEVRGVVMNPNDHPHGGGEGRAPIGRKSPMSPWGKPTLGYKTRKKNKASDKYIVRRRTK
- the rpsC gene encoding 30S ribosomal protein S3; amino-acid sequence: MGQKVNPVGLRIGVIRDWESKWYAGKDFGTLLMEDVKIREYLKGKLKDSSVSRIEIERAASRVNVTIHTAKPGMVIGKGGAEVEVLRNAVTAIAGGKKVHININEIKHPELDAILVAESIAQQLERRVSFRRALKQAIQRTMRSGAKGIKTQVGGRLGGAEIARSEGYSEGTVPLHTLRADIDYGTAEAHTTYGRIGVKVWIYRGEVLPPAKKQAAQEGGN
- the rplN gene encoding 50S ribosomal protein L14, encoding MIQPFTRLHVADNSGAKELMCIRVLGGTGRRTAAIGDLIVCSVKQATPGGVVKKGDVVKAVVVRTKRTVRRKDGSYISFDENAAVVVKDDRSPRGTRIFGPVARELRDKDYMKIVSLAPEVI
- the rpmC gene encoding 50S ribosomal protein L29, with amino-acid sequence MKANELRNLTTAEIEQKIAGFKEELFNLRFQLATGQLDNPTRIRDVRKEIARAKTVIHQRVLGIS
- the rplP gene encoding 50S ribosomal protein L16, with the translated sequence MLVPKRVKHRKQQRGHMKGMAKGGTELNFGEFGLQALEPSWITNRQIEAARIAMTRYIKRGGQVWIKIFPDKPITQKPLEVRMGSGKGNVEKWVAVVKPGKIMFELGGVSEEIAREAMRLAAHKLPVKTKFVKREEVGGEANES
- a CDS encoding type Z 30S ribosomal protein S14; its protein translation is MAKTSMKVKQQREPKFKVRAYTRCERCGRPHSVLQKFKICRICFRELAYKGQIPGVKKASW
- the rpsQ gene encoding 30S ribosomal protein S17, translated to MSEERNARKVLIGKVVSDKMDKTIVIAVETYKKHNLYHKRIKSTKKFKAHDEGNVAKIGDVVKVMETRPLSKDKRWRLVEVVEAAVII
- the rplX gene encoding 50S ribosomal protein L24; amino-acid sequence: MPRVKKVLESHNNKLHVKKDDVVLVISGKDKGKKGRVIAAYPRENRVLVEGVNMVKKHQKPNQLNPQGGIIEQEASIHVSNVMHIDPKSGKVTRIGYKVLDNGKKVRVAKRSGEIID
- the rplE gene encoding 50S ribosomal protein L5; this encodes MAARMKERFLNEITPALMQKFNYTTVMQVPKIEKVVINMGVGDAVQNSKVLDAAVNDMQLISGQKPVITKAKKSIAGFKLRENMPIGVKVTLRGERMYYFLDKLFNVTLPRVRDFRGVSTKAFDGRGNYTLGLKEQLIFPEIEYDKVDKVRGMDIVIVTTAKTDEESRELLNQLGMPFAK
- the rplV gene encoding 50S ribosomal protein L22 — its product is MEAKAHARSVRISARKAKLVVDLIRGKQVGEAIAILRHTPKSASPVVEKLLNSAIANAEHNYSMDVNSLFVSEIFVNQGPTMKRFRPRAMGRASRINKRTSHITLVVSEK
- the rpsS gene encoding 30S ribosomal protein S19; this translates as MGRSLKKGPFIDGYLLKKVEELNASEKKVVVKTWSRRSTIFPQFIGHTFGVYDGRKHVPVYVTEDMVGHKLGEFAPTRTYKGHAGDDKKTRR
- the rplW gene encoding 50S ribosomal protein L23; translated protein: MKDPRDIIKRPVITERTSEYMSELKYAFEVDIRANKTEIKKAVEAIFKVKVVSVNTMRVPGKLKRYGKYSGYTPEWKKAIVKLSPDSKPLEFFEAVE